The DNA region AGCAGCAAAAAAAGAACATAATTTTAGCATTCAATGTTTTCATCTTGATAAGTTCTGATTGTCTTTGAATAATAGGGATGAATTAAAGACCGGCTACTGATAGTTGCTGTTCAGCAGTTTGACTTTATAAAAACACGCTCCGTTTACTACCCTGGTTCCATCCAGTTGACCGCCGGACGAATAAAAATCCACCGTACTTGTACTCCAGTCGTTCAATCCGCAACTCATAGCTGGCCTTGGGATTTTATTGTAATCCGGGCGGGTCAGTACAATTTGTCCACTAAGCTGGTTACCCATTCCTTTTACAAAGGTGAGGCCTGCCGTTGGTGCTAGCGAAAACGATTTTGTGGTTTTGTTGAACAGATATTCTCCGCCATTGCTGGTTACCCAAAGTAAATTGCTGTTGCCATAATATGGAGATATTTCGTGCCCCCATGCCGATGGGATTGTAGTTCTCCAGGAAACGATTTCTGTAAGCTCAGGCATGGCATCTGTACCGGTAATGGCAAGGGCGGTGAGGACATGCGCTTTGGTTGTGGAGTGCTGCCCGGTAACCCAGAGCACATTCGTTGTGGGGTCCCACAAAACCGCGTGTGCGGAAATTAACGGATATTCAGCATAATATTCCTGATCAGGGCCTTGTGAAGAGGC from Pedobacter africanus includes:
- a CDS encoding DUF6528 family protein; protein product: MKRNLILCALFTAGLIWSCGKNNTAEPPVVKPPFVSKPPEAFAGFLTVLTNDASKKIEIYDPTIENWNSAEAKKWSWAPATSLGFVTADVSTFGGGTDFKLRKVPVWNSAEYAAITDNSFAAIVEYPSGQRKWSKRLSGNLHSAELLPNGNVAIAASDGGWVRLYASSQGPDQEYYAEYPLISAHAVLWDPTTNVLWVTGQHSTTKAHVLTALAITGTDAMPELTEIVSWRTTIPSAWGHEISPYYGNSNLLWVTSNGGEYLFNKTTKSFSLAPTAGLTFVKGMGNQLSGQIVLTRPDYNKIPRPAMSCGLNDWSTSTVDFYSSGGQLDGTRVVNGACFYKVKLLNSNYQ